One Oenanthe melanoleuca isolate GR-GAL-2019-014 chromosome 3, OMel1.0, whole genome shotgun sequence DNA segment encodes these proteins:
- the AKAP12 gene encoding A-kinase anchor protein 12 isoform X3, which produces MQLHLLCVGQTEHSSVTLKEDTETMETNPSDSGTKDGVDAEKEDSIKQLPALEEVAEDQVAEPQSYDLGFKKVFKFVGFRFTVKKEKTGKSEPVQLLTVKKETQVPEGADDQKEVHSEEPAVPEDVLSAEDNTKDTLKNGKTEDESPKIPEVNETCSQPAALATETASPLRKLFTQGWTGFRKKKSFRKPKEDEQQSPVKEEEKEKEGITLTTEVSEKEEKPESEKQDEERTVTAVTIEAHEKEQTEGEMQESEKTSAAIGIEGSEQKEVVRHDEQGQKEDTAAAAAVKESAEGKKDEDDQERKLVEVSENLGKEEEEAKEGEKESEVAEKPLKTKPVVPVVTESVNGELKTSSEVLPVGEKLESVEKCEVDHRTEIASEETFETGSVAVEISSDQLKKSEGSEGSESVVLGKETSDEKTEEAELKMSPTADDVAQGEALDRTTEKKESEEHETKSPLSAPESKSFSTSEHSVDTEDNQQAVKPTDEGLQGKPGTDMTGTVKPDETTMEITSEEAAGKRPPESITNGAELLSSQEKAKLQGSPLKKLFTGTGLKKLSGKKQKGKREESKLGEQGEPIQHLSDSPDSPEEQKGESSASSPEEMNEIPSLEKSADGMQVIESEDATIPDVERKRETVTPWASFKKMVTPKKRVRRPSESDKEEETDKIKSVAASATENVVDENQGEIKENGIDQKPEKITEEPKRKVDTSVSWETFICVGSSKKRARKSSSSDEESQKVEESGQSKETATDAVLTSSQESDQGQGNSSPEQAGSPSESEGISTWESFKRLVTPRRRSKTRMEEKSEDSVVGSSLEHSTSDGEPGKDESWVPFRKLMPGRRKKKSDGKPEAAHLKQAREDMAETAEEDSDIPAVVPLSEYEAAEQEKMEAQRVKDAEAMRERTSEEERAEKLEETLRMEQGSEGLVRAVAVTAVEEERAVSSIEERSPSWISAALTECIEQAREEEEKETQKTAELGVTVEDAVAAAQTVPETRKDVSDDTTASELELTSEAVTALETAEASCAEETMEASLAEETTEMVSAVSQLLETPDTTEEATPVQEVEATEQNLKELDKQTQKVLHEVAERVKSDVTQLVSERAVAGATVTTEQGLESEVKDGAKDGSIVGQETALLEQSLENEHKEAGPQPQQSAGSIQGQNRVEESVLPAGSEKSEIPSVMEESTEGHQGNVEDHKEVDEVQRTAEETLSHDKAITPKEELFAKQEPSEQEKLPVAELTLDETRDERAPEGKPAVQDKTEDEASSLGLTAEKSVQLGGESRTLTVGPECTEAVVTVVSVKTEKQDGIPDSEEQVCTKGGPSRTPALREEADAVLNGVKSTEVTVPEVLLQSKGKTSAIPSKTVGSEATADAEQSVSNGFDRDIAAKDSVPVIEPQCRDETTETPSKSDEAKGGKVENAVLKSETQLESTSIVAEAPMQIEADGASNLASTFPEIVENGSAVITDISPKKCETPSSLAGEETVGKGQELAATLNCQGFQKEDKKNEQLLEGAKEVFEYGKQEAVRHDECSTAVQQEEGSDSACAQAESLGALKTPVALAAAAGGEHVVAETATRTDVTAKTAQPLATTPEQMASEEVPVSNMDCSGCGTAELGSVEAPKPGVTCASMNGVSEEQEQPQSTGQAEHNGIASSHSLSPSHPEFQKHLVQSVIIESQSSKIVLNAIQSAVHKLAETEESAALESEQSFKSIGKSPSDMIVPELLGSTQVDQQLPVKEEKIQSKEQELKQPGIVKTTTLTEFAEIHATVEKTKDMPLTSEMLKDGQSLNSLTIVTSPEDISRGTVGLQKSTLEQSNSEDSTKDTLDIHTPKLREKEVGYIMEISDQHTGQQTCRESEEQPYHPPVEDGKMQMWEDDSCQEGASCDRQSQNSVALTP; this is translated from the exons ATGCAGCTTCATCTTCTTTGTG TTGGACAAACAGAACATTCCAGTGTAACTTTGAAGGAGGACACTGAAACTATGGAGACAAATCCATCTGACTCAGGCACCAAGGACGGTGTAGATGCTGAGAAGGAGGATTCAATTAAGCAGTTGCCAGCTTTGGAAGAAGTTGCAGAAGACCAGGTGGCAGAGCCACAGTCTTATGATCTGGgttttaaaaaggtttttaaatttGTTGGGTTCAGATTCAcagtgaagaaggaaaagacaggaaaatcaGAACCAGTTCAGCTGCTTACtgtaaaaaaggaaacacaggtCCCTGAAGGAGCTGATGATCAAAAAGAAGTCCACTCAgaagagccagcagtgcctgaggaTGTACTCTCTGCAGAAGACAATACCAAAGATacactgaaaaatggaaaaacagaagatGAATCTCCTAAAATACCAGAAGTAAATGAGACTTGTTCTCAGCCAGCTGCTTTAGCCACTGAAACTGCATCACCATTAAGAAAACTTTTTACTCAAGGATGGACTGGATTtagaaaaaagaagagttttagGAAGCCTAAAGAAGATGAACAACAGTCTCCTGtgaaagaagaggagaaagaaaaagaggggaTAACGTTAAcaactgaagtcagtgaaaagGAGGAGAAACCTGAGTCTGAGAAGCAAGATGAAGAGAGGACTGTGACAGCAGTAACTATTGAAGCACATGAAAAGGAGCAAACTGAAGGTGAAATGCAGGAGTCAGAAAAGACTTCGGCAGCCATAGGAATAGAAGGAAGTGAACAGAAAGAGGTAGTCAGGCATGATGAGCAGGGACAAAAagaggacacagcagcagcagcagctgtgaaagaaagtgcagagggaaaaaaagatgaagatgaTCAGGAAAGGAAACTGGTGGAAGTCTCGGAAAATCTTGgtaaagaggaagaagaagctaaggaaggagagaaagaaagtgaGGTGGCAGAGAAACCACTGAAAACAAAGCCAGTGGTACCTGTTGTCACTGAGAGTGTGAATGGAGAATTGAAAACATCCTCAGAAGTTCTACCTGTGGGAGAAAAACTGGAGTCAGTGGAGAAGTGTGAAGTAGATCACAGAACTGAAATAGCCTCTGAAGAGACATTTGAAACAGGATCTGTGGCAGTGGAAATTTCTAGTGATCAACttaaaaaatctgaaggaaGTGAAGGAAGCGAATCTGTTGTACTTGGGAAAGAGACATCAGATGAAAAAACAGAGGAAGCAGAATTGAAAATGTCACCCACAGCAGATGATGTTGCACAGGGAGAAGCTCTGGATAGaaccacagagaaaaaagaaagcgAAGAACATGAAACAAAGTCACCTCTGAGTGCTCCTGAATCAAAGTCCTTTTCTACTTCTGAACATTCAGTTGACACAGAGGATAATCAACAGGCAGTCAAACCCACTGATGAAGGACTGCAGGGAAAACCTGGCACAGATATGACTGGTACTGTCAAACCAGATGAAACAACCATGGAAATAACTTCTGAAGAGGCAGCTGGAAAGAGGCCTCCAGAAAGTATCACAAATGGAGCAGAACTCCTGTCTTCTCAAGAAAAGGCTAAACTACAGGGCAGCCCTTTAAAGAAACTCTTTACGGGTACTGGATTGAAAAAACTGTCtggaaagaagcaaaaaggTAAAAGAGAAGAATCTAAGTTAGGGGAACAGGGTGAACCAATTCAGCACTTATCAGATTCCCCAGATAGCCCAGAGGAACAAAAGGGGGAGAGTTCTGCTTCTTCTCCTGAAGAGATGAATGAAATTCCCTCTTTGGAAAAATCTGCAGATGGAATGCAGGTCATTGAAAGTGAAGATGCCACAATTCCAGATGTGGAGCGAAAAAGAGAAACTGTTACACCTTGGGCATCATTTAAAAAGATGGTGACTCCCAAGAAACGTGTCAGAAGGCCTTCTGAAAGTGataaagaagaagaaactgATAAGATAAAGAGTGTAGCAGCATCTGCAACTGAAAATGTTGTTGATGAAAACcagggagaaataaaagaaaatggaattgaCCAGAAACCAGAGAAAATTACAGAAGAGCCCAAAAGAAAAGTTGACACCTCTGTGTCCTGGGAAACTTTTATATGTGTAGGTTCTTCAAAGAAAAGAGCCAGGAAGTCATCATCATCTGATGAAGAAAGCCAAAAAGTAGAAGAGTCTGGACAGAGCAAAGAAACAGCAACAGATGCAGTTCTTACTAGCTCTCAGGAGAGTGATCAAGGACAAGGGAATTCTTCCCCAGAACAAGCTGGAAGCCCATCTGAAAGTGAAGGTATTTCAACGTGGGAATCATTTAAAAGGTTAGTTACTCCAAGAAGGAGATCCAAAACCAGAATGGAAGAGAAAAGTGAAGACTCTGTTGTGGGATCTAGCCTGGAGCATTCGACATCGGATGGTGAGCCTGGAAAAGATGAATCGTGGGTTCCATTTAGAAAACTGATGCCTGGGCGTAGGAAGAAAAAGTCAGATGGAAAGCCAGAAGCAGCTCATCTTAAACAAGCAAGAGAAGACATGGCAGAAACAGCTGAAGAAGATTCTGATATTCCAGCTGTTGTTCCTTTATCTGAATATGAAGCAGCAGAACAGGAGAAAATGGAAGCCCAGCGAGTGAAAGATGCTGAAGCGATGAGAGAACGAACCTCAGAggaagagagagcagaaaagTTAGAGGAGACGCTGAGGATGGAGCAAGGATCTGAAGGGCTGGTACGTGCAgttgctgtcactgctgtggaAGAAGAAAGGGCAGTGAGCAGCATTGAGGAAAGGTCACCATCATGGATAtctgctgctctgacagagTGCATTGAGCAAgcaagagaagaggaagagaaggaaactcAGAAAACAGCTGAACTGGGTGTTACTGTGGAGGAtgcagtggcagctgctcagACAGTACCAGAGACTAGAAAGGATGTAAGTGATGACACCACAGCAAGTGAACTGGAGCTAACCTCTGAAGCAGTGACTGCTCTGGAGACAGCAGAAGCTTCCTGTGCTGAAGAAACAATGGAAGCGTCACTTGCTGAGGAGACAACTGAGATGGTTTCTGCTGTTTCACAGTTGTTAGAAACCCCAGATACTACAGAGGAAGCTACACCAGTTCAAGAAGTAGAGGCCACTgaacaaaacctgaaagaaCTGGACAAACAGACGCAAAAAGTTCTTCATGAAGTTGCTGAAAGAGTCAAGTCAGATGTAACACAGCTGGTTAGTGAAAGAGCTGTTGCAGGAGCTACAGTTACAACAGAACAGGGACTTGAGTCAGAAGTGAAAGATGGTGCTAAAGATGGGAGCATTGTAGGCCAGGAAACTGCTCTGCTTGAACAGTCCTTGGAAAATGAACATAAAGAGGctggcccccagccccagcaaagTGCAGGGAGCATTCAGGGCCAAAACAGAGTTGAAGAGAGTGTTTTACCTGCAGGATCAGAGAAAAGTGAAATACCTTCTGTGATGGAAGAAAGCACAGAAGGACATCAAGGGAATGTTGAAGACCATAAAGAAGTAGATGAAGTGCAGAGGACAGCAGAGGAAACTTTATCACATGACAAAGCCATCACTCCCAAGGAAGAGCTGTTTGCAAAGCAGGAGCCTTCAGAACAAGAGAAACTGCCGGTAGCAGAGTTGACACTGGATGAGACAAGAGATGAACGTGCTCCAGAAGGAAAGCCTGCA GTTCAGGACAAGACAGAGGATGAAGCCTCATCCTTGGGGCTAACAGCTGAAAAGTCTGTGCAGCTTGGAGGAGAGAGCAGAACTCTCACTGTGGGACCAGAGTGCACAGAAGCAGTTGTCACTGTGGTTTCtgttaaaactgaaaaacaagatgGAATTCCTGACTCAGAAGAGCAGGTTTGTACTAAAGGAGGTCCTAGCAGGACACCTGCCCTCAGAGAGGAGGCTGATGCTGTGCTCAACGGAGTAAAAAGCACAGAAGTCACTGTTCCTGAGGTTCTACTGCAGAGCAAGGGAAAAACCTCTGCCATTCCTTCAAAAACAGTTGGCTCAGAAGCAACTGCAGATGCTGAGCAGAGTGTGAGCAATGGGTTTGACAGGGACATTGCAGCAAAAGATTCTGTGCCTGTCATAGAGCCACAATGCAGAGACGAAACAACTGAAACCCCCTCCAAGAGTGATGAAGCCAAAGGTGGCAAAGTGGAAAATGCTGTGCTCAAATCTGAAACACAGCTAGAGAGCACTTCCATTGTTGCTGAGGCTCCCATGCAGATTGAAGCAGATGGGGCATCTAATTTAGCATCAACATTCCCAGAGATTGTTGAAAATGGCAGTGCTGTTATCACTGATATAAGTCCTAAGAAATGTGAAACACCCAGTAGCTTGGCTGGAGAAGAGACTGTGGGAAAAGGACAGGAACTGGCAGCAACCTTGAACTGTCAAGGCTTCCAGAAAGAAGATAAGAAAAATGAGCAATTGCTGGAAGGAGCCAAAGAAGTATTTGAATATGGAAAACAGGAAGCTGTGAGGCATGATGAATGTTCAACTGCTGTCCAGCAGGAGGAAGGCTCTGACTCAGCCTGTGCACAGGCTGAAAGCTTGGGGGCTCTGAAAACACCTgtggctctggcagctgcagcaggtggagAGCATGTCGTGGCAGAAACTGCAACACGCACAGACGTGACAGCCAAAACTGCACAGCCCTTGGCAACTACACCAGAGCAAATGGCTTCTGAAGAGGTCCCAGTTTCTAATATGGACTGTTCAGGCTGTGGGACTGCAGAGCTTGGTAGTGTGGAGGCACCCAAGCCTGGAGTAACTTGTGCTTCCATGAATGGAGTATCAGAAGAgcaagagcagccccagagcacagggcaagCAGAACACAACGGTATTGCTTCCAGTCACAGTCTGTCTCCCAGCCACCCAGAATTTCAGAAGCATCTTGTTCAGTCTGTGATCATAGAGTCCCAGAGCTCAAAAATTGTATTGAATGCCATCCAGTCAGCTGTTCACAAACTTGCAGAAACAGAAGAGTCAGCTGCCCTTGAGTCAGAGCAGAGCTTTAAGTCCATAGGGAAAAGCCCATCAGATATGATTGTGCCTGAACTTCTGGGAAGTACACAGGTAGATCAACAGCTTCCagtaaaagaggaaaagataCAAAGTAAAGAACAAGAGCTCAAGCAACCAGGAATAGTGAAAACTACTACCTTAACTGAGTTTGCAGAAATTCATGCAACTGTGGAAAAAACAAAGGACATGCCTTTAACTTCTGAGATGCTGAAAGATGGACAGAGTCTGAATTCTTTAACAATTGTGACAAGCCCTGAAGACATTTCAAGGGGAACTGTGGGACTTCAGAAATCAACCCTAGAACAAAGTAATTCAGAAGATTCAACCAAAGACACCCTAGACATACACACACCAAAATTAAGGGAGAAAGAGGTTGGCTACATTATGGAAATCTCAGACCAACACACAGGACAGCAAACATGCAGAGAAAGTGAAGAACAACCATATCATCCACCAGTGGAAGATGGGAAAATGCAAATGTGGGAGGATGACAGTTGTCAAGAAGGAGCATCTTGTGATAGACAAAGTCAGAACTCGGTGGCTCTGACGCCTTGA